The DNA window TGGGCCGGCACCGCGACCGCGACCCCGCAGCGGGTGCACACCCCGCGCAGCACGGCCGAACTCGCCGAAGTGGTGGCCGGGGTGGCTGTCGAAGGCAGGCGCGTGCGGGCGTGGGGCAGCGGGCATTCGTTCACCCCGATCGCGGTCGCCGATTCCGACGCCATCGATCTCACGGCGTGGACCGGGATCGTCTCCGCCGACATCGAATCCGGCCGGGTGGCCGTGCGCTCGGGGACCAAGCTGCGCAAGCTGAACGCCGATCTGGACGCGCTCGGGCTGGCGATGACGAACCTCGGCGACATCGACGAGCAGACGATCGCGGGCGCGGTGTCCACCGGCACGCACGGCACCGGCGCGCGGCTCGGCGGGCTCGCCACGCAGATCGTCGAACTGGAACTGGTGCTGGCGGACGGTTCCGTGGTCACGTGCTCCGCGGACCGCCGCCCGGAACTGTTCGCCGCGGCACGGGTGGGGCTCGGCGCGCTCGGCGTGATCTCGACAGTCACGCTGCAGTGCGAGCCTTCGTTCGTGCTCTCCGCGCAGGAGCGGCCCGAACCGTTGGAACAGGTGCTGGAAGGGTTCGACCAGTTCGCCGAGGAGAACGACCACTTCGAGTTCTACTGGTTTCCGTACGGCAGGAACGCGCTGGTGAAGCGCAACAACCGGTTGCCGGATGACGCGGAACGCAGGCCGTTGAGCAGGGCCAAGCAGTTCATCGACTACGAGATCACCGAAAACCTCGCGTTCGGCGCGCTGTGCCGGACGGGTCGCATGGTGCCGAAACTGGTGCGCCCGCTGGGAAAGCTCGCTTCGTCGCTACTGTCCACAAGGGAGTACAGCGATCTGTCGCACCGGGTTTTCGTGACCCACCGCGGTGTGCGGTTCGTCGAAACCGAATACGCCGTGCCGCGGGAATCCGTGCACGACGTGCTGGCCGAACTGCGCGCTTTGGTGCCGCGACTGGAAACCCCGGTCGCTTTCCCGGTGGAGGTGCGGGTGGCGGCCGCGGACGACATCTGGCTCTCGACCGCGCACGGCCGCGACTCCGCCTACATCGCGATCCACCAGTTCGTCGGCATGCCGTACCGCCAGTACTTCGCCGCTTTCGCGGATATCGCGGGCGTCGTCGGCGGGCGACCACACTGGGGGAAGATGCACGATCTCGACGCCAGCGTGCTGCGGGACCGGTACCCGCGCTTCGACGATTTCGTGCGGGTGCGCAAGGAGGTCGACCCGGCAGGCGTGTTCGGAAACGCCTACCTGGACCAGGTATTGGGCCGCTAGTCGCCGTGCCTCTACTGGTACCTACGTAGCCCCCACCCATCCCGGGGGGCGACCCCGCTCCAGTCTACCGAGGTCGCCGTCGGGGCGGATCGGAAAGCAGGCCGCAGGCCGGGGTTGTCCACAGTCGAGCCTGGCCTGTGGACAACTCATCAGATCCGTTCCAACGCCTCGTCGATCGGGGTGTTCCCGGCGACGAGCTCCAGCGTGCGGCGGATCGTGCGGGGCTCGTCCAGCAGGGCGGCCAAGACCGCGGCGACGTCGTCGCGGGTGATGTCACCGACGTCGACGGAGTCCGCGAGGTGCACGTTGCCCGTGCCCGGGTCGTCGACGAGGTGGCCGGGGCGCAGGATCGTCCAGTCCAGGTCACGCGCCCGCAGATCGTCCTCCGCCGCCTTCTTCGCGCGCAGGTAGATCGCGAAGGTTTCGCCCACGCCGGGGTCGTCGGCCCGGCCGAGGCCCATCGCACTGACCTGGATGTGCCTGCGCACGCCCGCGCGCTCGGCG is part of the Amycolatopsis sp. CA-230715 genome and encodes:
- a CDS encoding D-arabinono-1,4-lactone oxidase is translated as MTQWTNWAGTATATPQRVHTPRSTAELAEVVAGVAVEGRRVRAWGSGHSFTPIAVADSDAIDLTAWTGIVSADIESGRVAVRSGTKLRKLNADLDALGLAMTNLGDIDEQTIAGAVSTGTHGTGARLGGLATQIVELELVLADGSVVTCSADRRPELFAAARVGLGALGVISTVTLQCEPSFVLSAQERPEPLEQVLEGFDQFAEENDHFEFYWFPYGRNALVKRNNRLPDDAERRPLSRAKQFIDYEITENLAFGALCRTGRMVPKLVRPLGKLASSLLSTREYSDLSHRVFVTHRGVRFVETEYAVPRESVHDVLAELRALVPRLETPVAFPVEVRVAAADDIWLSTAHGRDSAYIAIHQFVGMPYRQYFAAFADIAGVVGGRPHWGKMHDLDASVLRDRYPRFDDFVRVRKEVDPAGVFGNAYLDQVLGR
- a CDS encoding NAD(P)H-binding protein — translated: MRVVIAGGHGQIALRLERVLAARGDQAVGIIRNPEHAADLRDSSAEPAVLDLENATPDEVAEVLKGADAAVFAAGAGPGSGTARKDTVDRAAAALFADAAERAGVRRHIQVSAMGLGRADDPGVGETFAIYLRAKKAAEDDLRARDLDWTILRPGHLVDDPGTGNVHLADSVDVGDITRDDVAAVLAALLDEPRTIRRTLELVAGNTPIDEALERI